The proteins below come from a single Sorghum bicolor cultivar BTx623 chromosome 4, Sorghum_bicolor_NCBIv3, whole genome shotgun sequence genomic window:
- the LOC110434798 gene encoding uncharacterized protein LOC110434798 produces MTKKTARKDKEVEEDKEEAPSKQENTKFYGKTAPHEFYDTNILLPFPRTRKPTTDEQFGKFVEVIRQLYVNIPLLDAMQVPTYAKYLRDILNNKRPLPTTEVIKLTEECSAAILNQLPEKKKDPGCPTIDCSIGTHHFEHALCDLGASVSVMPKVIFDKLTHAVLSPTSIHLQLADQSIRHPAGVAENIPVKIREFLVPVDFVVLDMEVDEKTPLILGRPFLSTANAHIDVGAGEIQFTISGAQEKFNFKPKVVQCSLILAVDVATVTFTNPTPRAKSKKIWKKKVIQPMTPPKKISVSTQGGGPVLRT; encoded by the coding sequence ATGACAAAAAAGACTGCAAGAAAAGATAAGGAAGTTGAGgaagacaaggaagaagcaCCATCTAAGCAGGAAAACACCAAGTTCTATGGAAAGACAGCTCCGCACGAGTTCTACGACACCAACATTCTGCTGCCAtttccaagaacaaggaagccAACCACCGATGAACAATTCGGGAAGTTTGTTGAGGTAATTCGGCAATTATATGTCAATATTCCACTACTTGATGCAATGCAGGTTCCAACCTATGCCAAGTATTTGAGAGACATCCTCAACAACAAACGCCCGCTGCCTACAACTGAGGTGATTAAGCTAACAGAAGAATGCAGCGCGGCGATACTAAACCAACTAccagaaaagaagaaggaccctGGATGTCCTACCATCGACTGCTCCATTGGGACACATCACTTCGAGCATGCACTGTGCGACttgggagcaagtgtcagtgtcatGCCAAAGGTAATATTTGATAAACTAACCCATGCTGTTTTGTCCCCTACATCAATACATTTGCAGTTAGCGGATCAGTCAATTCGCCATCCTGCGGGGGTAGCTGAGAATATCCCCGTAAAGATACGCGAGTTCCTGGTCCCTGTGGATTTCGTGGTACTCGACATGGAGGTGGATGAAAAGACTCCACTTATCCTGGGAAGACCATTTCTCAGCACTGCTAATGCACATATTGACGTTGGAGCCGGAGAAATTCAATTTACAATCAGTGGGGCCCAGGAGAAGTTCAACTTCAAACCAAAGGTAGTGCAATGCTCACTAATCTTGGCAGTGGATGTGGCAACCGTCACATTCACCAATCCAACGCCAAGAGCAAAGAGCAAGAAAATATGGAAGAAGAAGGTAATACAACCGATGACACCTCCGAAGAAAATTTCTGTATCAACTCAAGGAGGAGGTCCTGTTCTAAGGACCTGA